From Roseateles sp. SL47:
GCCACGAGGATGTGGACCGTGTCACCGCGCTGATCAAGCGGGTGGCCGAAGGCCGCACCGTGCTGATGGTGGAGCACAACATGAAGGTGATCAGCAGCATCGCGGACCGCATCACCGTGCTGGCCCGCGGCGCCGTGCTGGCCGAAGGCGACTACGCCACCGTCTCCCGCCATCCGGCCGTGCTGGAGGCCTATATGGGCACCGACAGCACCGAGCTGCAGGGAGCCCACGGATGACCGCCCCGGCGCTGGAGATCCAGGGGCTGCAGGCCTGGTATGGGGAGAGCCACATCCTTCACGGGGTGAACCTCGCCGTTCCGCAGGGCCAGGTCTTGACGCTGCTGGGCCGCAATGGCGCCGGCCGCACCACCACCCTGCGGGCCATCATGGGCCTGACCGACCGCCGCAGCGGCTCCATCAAGGTGCATGGGCAGGAATGCGTGCATCTGCCCACCCACCGGGTGGCGCGGCTCGGCCTGGGCTACTGCCCGGAAGAGCGCGGCATCTTTGCCTCGCTCAGCACCGAGGAAAACCTGCGACTGCCGCCACCGCTCAAGGGCGGGCGCGGCAAGCAGATGTCCGAGCAGGAGATCTACGCCATGTTCCCCAACCTGGCGGAACGGCGGCACAGCCCCGGCACCCGGCTGTCCGGCGGCGAGCAGCAGATGCTGGCGGTGGCCCGCATCCTGCGCACCGGCGCCGACATCCTGCTGCTGGACGAAATCTCCGAGGGCCTGGCCCCCGTCATCGTCCAGGCCCTGGCGCGCATGATCCGCGCCCTGAAGGCCCAGGGCTTCACCATCGTCATGGTGGAACAGAACTTCAGGTTCGCTGCACCGCTGGCGGACCACTTTGTCGTGATGGAGCACGGGCAGGTCGTTGAGTCCTTCCCGGCGGCCGAGCTGGAGGCCAAGCGGGCCCTGCTCGACCAGTTGCTGAGTGTGTGATTCCCATCCCCAACAGGCCACCTCCCACAAGGCCGAGAACCAGGAGACAAGCATGGAAGTCCGGAAACAAGCCTCCCTCCAACCGCTGGCGGCGGCACTGCTGCTGGCGGGTGCCGTCGGCGGCGCGCAGGCCCAGATCTCGGGGGATGTCGTCAAGATCGGCATCATCACCGACATGTCCAGCGTGTATGCCGACATCGATGGGGCCGGGGGCGTCGAAGCGGTGAAGATGGCCATCGCCGATGCAAAGGGCATGGTGGCCGGCAAGAAGATCGAATTCGTCTTCGCTGACCACCAGAACAAGGCCGATGTGGCTGCCTCCAAGGCCCGCGAATGGTTCGACACCCAGGGGCTGGACCTGCTGATCGGGGGCACCAACTCCGGCACCAGCCTGGCCATGGCCAAGGTGGCCGCGGAGAAGAAGAAGCCCTTCATTTCCATCGGTGCCGGGACCTCGCGCCTGACCAATGAGGAATGCACGCCCTTCACCATCCACTATGCCTACGACACGGTGGCGCTGGCCAACGGCACCGGGGCTGCGGTCACGAAATCCGGCGGCAAGACCTGGTACTTCCTGACGGCCGACTACGCGTTCGGCACCTCGCTGCAGGCCGACACCTCCGCCGTGGTGGCCAAGTCCGGCGGCCAGGTGCTGGGCAGCGTCAAGCATCCGCTCAATGCCAGCGACTTCTCCTCGTTCCTGCTGCAGGCGCAGAGCTCCAAGGCCCAGATCCTGGGCTTGGCCAATGCGGGCGGCGACACCATCAATGCGGTGAAGGCGGCCAACGAGTTCGGCATCACCAAGACGATGAAGCTGGCCGGCCTGCTGATGTTCATCAACGATGTGCATTCGCTGGGGCTCAAGACCACCGAAGGCATGTACCTCACCGACAGCTGGTATTGGAACCAGAGCCCCGAGGCCCGCGCCTGGAGCCGTCGTTTCTTCGAGAAGATGAAGCGCATGCCCTCGTCGCTGCAGGCGGCGGACTATTCCGCCACCATGCACTACCTCAAGGCGGTGGAAGCGGCCAAGACGGATGACGGCGACAAGGTGGTGGCCCAGATGAAGGCCACGCCCATCAATGACTTCTACACCAAGGGCAGCATCCGCAAGGAGGACGGCCGCGGCGTGCACGACATGTTCCTGCTGCAGGTGAAGTCCGCCAAGGAGTCCACCGAACCTTGGGACTATTTCAAGGTGGTCACCCGCATTCCTGGCGAAGAGGCCTTCACCAAGCTGGCCGATTCGAAGTGCCCGCTGGTGAAGAAATAAGGTCGCAGCTCACAGGTCCGTGCAATGACTGACATCTTTGGCGTTCCCCTGCCCGCCTTGCTGGGCCAGTTGCTGCTCGGGCTTGTGAATGGCTCGTTCTATGCGATGTTGTCGCTGGGGCTGGCCGTGATCTTCGGCATGCTCAACATCATCAACTTCGCGCACGGCGCGCTCTACATGATGGGGGCGTTCCTGGCGTGGATGGGGCTGGAGTATCTGGGCATCAACTATTGGGTGATGCTGGTGCTGTCGCCCTTGGTGGTGGGGGTGTTCGGGCTGGTGATCGAGCGGCTGCTGCTGAAGTGGCTGTACAAGCTGGACCATCTCTACGGCCTGCTGCTGACCTTCGGCATCACGCTGGTCATCGAGGGTGTGTTCCGGTCGTTCTACGGTGTGTCCGGCCAGCCCTATGCGGTGCCGGATGCCCTGGCCGGTGCCACCAATCTGGGCTTCATGATCCTGCCCAACTACCGCGCGTGGGTGGTGGTGGCCTCGCTGGTGGTCTGCCTGGGGGTGTGGGCGCTCATCGAGAAGACATCGCTGGGCGCGACGCTCCGGGCGGGCACCGAGAACCCGCGGCTGGTGCAGGCCTTCGGGGTCAACGTGCCCCGCATGGTCACGCTCACCTATGCCGGCGGGGTGGCGCTGGCCGCCTTTGCCGGCGTGCTGGCTGCGCCCATCCTGCAGGTGAATTCGCTGATGGGGTCCAACCTCATCATCGTGGTGTTTGCGGTGGTGGTGATTGGCGGCATGGGGTCCATCCTGGGGTCCATCCTCACCGGCCTGGGCCTGGGCATCGTGGAAGGCCTGACCAAGGTGTTTTATCCGGAGGCCTCCAACACGGTGGTGTTCGTGGTGATGGCGCTGGTGCTGCTGGTGCGACCGGCAGGCCTGTTCGGCAAAGAGAAGTAAACCCCAACCAGGACACGGCGGGCCATGGATAAAAAGACTTCGGGCTATGTGGCGTTGGTGGCGGCGGTGGCGTTGCTGCCCTGGCTGGGCGTGTATCCCATCTTCGCGATGAAGGTGATGTGTTACGCGCTTTTCGCCTGCGCCTTCAATCTGCTGATTGGCTTCACCGGGCTGCTGAGCTTCGGCCATGCGGCTTTTTTGGGAACGGCGGCCTATGCGGCCGGACACGCGCTGAAAGTGTGGGGCTTTCCACCGCTGCTGGGCATTGCGTTCGGCACGGCGATGGCGGCGGTGGCGGGGCTGGTGTTCGGGCTGCTGGCGATCCGACGCTCGGGCATCTACTTTTCAATGATCACGCTGGCCCTGGCGCAGATGCTGTTCTTCTTCTTTCTGCAGGCCTCGTTCACCGGGGGGGAAGACGGTCTGCAATCGGTGCCGCGCGGCTCCCTGCTGGGGCTGCCGCTGGAGAATGACACCACGCTGTTCTATCTGGTCCTGGCCATCTTTGCGCTGGCCTTCTGGCTGATCTACCGGACGGTGCACTCGCCCTTTGGCCAGGTGCTGACGTCGATCCGTGAGAACGAAGCGCGGGCGATCTCGCTGGGTTATGACACCGACCGGTTCAAGCTGCTGGCCTTTGTGCTGTCGGCGGCGCTGGCCGGGTTGGCAGGCGCTACCAAGACCCTGGTGCTCGGATTTGCCACGCTCACCGATGCGCTGTGGACGACCTCGGGCATGGTCATTCTGATGACGCTGGTGGGTGGCATGGGCACGATGGTGGGGCCGATCATCGGCGCGCTGCTGATCATTGCCCTGGAAAACAAGATCGGCGACCTGGGCCAATGGCTGGCCGAGGTCACCGGCATCCAATGGTTTGCCGGGCTGGGGGAATCGGTCAGCCTGGTGACCGGGCTGATCTTCATCGTCTGCGTACTGGCCTTCCGCCGGGGGCTGGTGGGCGAAGCCGGTGCGCTGTGGGAGCGTTGGCGTCGGTCCGCTGCAGAGGTACGTTAATTCGATCATGCAGGAAGCTCTGCATAACCCGTTCGGCAGCTTGCGCTGAGCACGCCGTGAGCTCGGGCGCGATCAACGGATCCGTCGATCAACCTGCTGGACGCTCTCAACCCTTCTTCCGGCGCACTCATCCCCGCATTTCCATCAGCGGCCTTCGCGCCGTCCACACATTGGACAGCGCGAACAGCGTGACGATCTGACAGGGGTTCTTGAACAGCCGGCGGTATCGCACTTTGGTGAAGCCGAACTGTCGCTTGGGTACCCGGCAGGGATGTTCCACCGTGGCCCGGATGCTGGCCTTCATCTTCTCGGCCCGCTCGGCGATGAAGTCCGGCTCGATGAACGGGTTGAGCTGCCGTCGCTTGCCTGGACGCATGGCCACATGCCACGTCGGGCCTGCTGTTTCGGGGCGCTTGGGAATGCCTTGGTCGCCCGCGTCGCCGAACGCAAGCTCTTCATCGCCGTGCAGCAGCGCTGCGGCCACGTGGATATCGGCGACATTGCCCGACGTCGCCACCACCGTGTGCACCAGCCCCGAGGTCATATCCACGCCGATATGCGCCTTCAGGCCGAAGTCATCGTTGTTGCCCTTCTTGGACTGCTTCATCTCCGGGTCGCGCTCGCCCTCCATGTTCTTGGTCGAACTCGGCGCCGAGATCACTATGGGATGGGCCCGGAGTGATGCAGACCTTCCTTCGCTCTATTGCGTCAGCGCTTCCAGCTGCTTCAGCAGGGCTATCCATTTTTCCCGGAACGCGCGGCCGAACGATGCCGGATCGCCATCTTTGGGACGCAGTCCTGTCGAGTCGCCCAGGGTCGCCTTGGGCGCCGTGCCCACACGATCCTCAATGATGCGGCGCGTCACATAGTCGGCGAGCAGCGGAGGAAGATCGAACGCCATGGCGACAAAGGCGGCAATGGCCACCTGATCATCGGTCGCCAGATCAACACCACCAGTCGCCTTGCCCAGGTAGGCCGGCAGCACCCCTGCGGAAGCTTCGGCACGGCTGCGGCTCGGTGTCAATTGATCGTTGCCCACGACGGTGGGGCCCAGTGACGATATGACAGGCGCCATCGCCTTCTCCTTGCCGGTCACACGGGCGGCCTGCGCGCCAATCACTTCCAGGCTGGTACCGTCGTCCCCTCGTAGTCTCAGATTCAGGGTGGCGGACGGCTGCAGTGCCGCCAAAGGCTCCAGCCCGTCAAGCGCCACCGCAATGGCCTCAATTGCCTTGGCGACCACCTCGGGCTCGCGTTCGATCCGTTCCCTGCCATACCAGCGCTCCAGTGCAGCTTCAAGCTTTTCCTTCACGGGCCCTGCAGCGAGTTGCACCTCTTCCCGTGTTCTCTGCTGCTCCTCAGTGCCCCCAATGGACGCTGGCTGCGTAAATCGATGGTCCGCATCCGGAATGTCAGCATCCTTGTTTTCCAGCGCCGCCTTCAGCCCAGCATCCAGCGCCCCCGACGCCGATTCATCGGGGCCGACGGCGTACACGAGGTAGTCAAACGTTGAGTCGGGTGCGTCGGAAGCCTTGAGCACACGCTGCACGCCGGCTTGCGTCAGGATATCGGCCACCTTCTCGGTGTACCGGTCTTTTCCAGCGGTCACCGTCACCCCCTCAGTCACCCCCACGCCCGTCCGACGTTGGTAATCACCAAAGTAGGCCAGCACCACAGTCAAGTTGCTGGTCCTGATCTTGAAGTTCGCGAAGCCCTCGACCCAGGCAGGTTGGCTTGCCGCGAACCAGGTCACCTTGATGTCTGCCTTCGTGGCGCTGTAGGCCACATCCACCCCGGCGTTGGGCCCTGCCAGAACGATGCTGAAATCG
This genomic window contains:
- a CDS encoding ABC transporter ATP-binding protein, whose product is MTAPALEIQGLQAWYGESHILHGVNLAVPQGQVLTLLGRNGAGRTTTLRAIMGLTDRRSGSIKVHGQECVHLPTHRVARLGLGYCPEERGIFASLSTEENLRLPPPLKGGRGKQMSEQEIYAMFPNLAERRHSPGTRLSGGEQQMLAVARILRTGADILLLDEISEGLAPVIVQALARMIRALKAQGFTIVMVEQNFRFAAPLADHFVVMEHGQVVESFPAAELEAKRALLDQLLSV
- a CDS encoding ABC transporter substrate-binding protein; translation: MEVRKQASLQPLAAALLLAGAVGGAQAQISGDVVKIGIITDMSSVYADIDGAGGVEAVKMAIADAKGMVAGKKIEFVFADHQNKADVAASKAREWFDTQGLDLLIGGTNSGTSLAMAKVAAEKKKPFISIGAGTSRLTNEECTPFTIHYAYDTVALANGTGAAVTKSGGKTWYFLTADYAFGTSLQADTSAVVAKSGGQVLGSVKHPLNASDFSSFLLQAQSSKAQILGLANAGGDTINAVKAANEFGITKTMKLAGLLMFINDVHSLGLKTTEGMYLTDSWYWNQSPEARAWSRRFFEKMKRMPSSLQAADYSATMHYLKAVEAAKTDDGDKVVAQMKATPINDFYTKGSIRKEDGRGVHDMFLLQVKSAKESTEPWDYFKVVTRIPGEEAFTKLADSKCPLVKK
- a CDS encoding branched-chain amino acid ABC transporter permease, with translation MDKKTSGYVALVAAVALLPWLGVYPIFAMKVMCYALFACAFNLLIGFTGLLSFGHAAFLGTAAYAAGHALKVWGFPPLLGIAFGTAMAAVAGLVFGLLAIRRSGIYFSMITLALAQMLFFFFLQASFTGGEDGLQSVPRGSLLGLPLENDTTLFYLVLAIFALAFWLIYRTVHSPFGQVLTSIRENEARAISLGYDTDRFKLLAFVLSAALAGLAGATKTLVLGFATLTDALWTTSGMVILMTLVGGMGTMVGPIIGALLIIALENKIGDLGQWLAEVTGIQWFAGLGESVSLVTGLIFIVCVLAFRRGLVGEAGALWERWRRSAAEVR
- a CDS encoding branched-chain amino acid ABC transporter permease, which encodes MTDIFGVPLPALLGQLLLGLVNGSFYAMLSLGLAVIFGMLNIINFAHGALYMMGAFLAWMGLEYLGINYWVMLVLSPLVVGVFGLVIERLLLKWLYKLDHLYGLLLTFGITLVIEGVFRSFYGVSGQPYAVPDALAGATNLGFMILPNYRAWVVVASLVVCLGVWALIEKTSLGATLRAGTENPRLVQAFGVNVPRMVTLTYAGGVALAAFAGVLAAPILQVNSLMGSNLIIVVFAVVVIGGMGSILGSILTGLGLGIVEGLTKVFYPEASNTVVFVVMALVLLVRPAGLFGKEK